In one window of Thermus aquaticus DNA:
- a CDS encoding glucodextranase DOMON-like domain-containing protein, protein MLFLFQDPLGDDHGLAYQYPRAALYQEAGEGFADLLAVAGEAREGRLVLKVRLARYPNPLEGPLGFSLATVVLFLDTAEGGEETLVPGLSTPKGQGWEVAYVLTGFGAERRTPKSEKAPVRAWREGDWVLLDTGLPPGHYGVYGGVGLFDPFAPWYLRPTSPDGGPWTLMAPPGSPPLVDLLAETPLDQARAYETGVLKPLWPQGLYLRRESLLAFALGGLSLILAFLLRKR, encoded by the coding sequence GTGCTTTTCCTCTTCCAAGACCCCTTAGGGGACGACCACGGCCTGGCCTACCAGTACCCTCGGGCCGCCCTATACCAGGAGGCGGGGGAGGGCTTCGCCGACCTCCTGGCGGTGGCGGGGGAGGCGAGGGAGGGGCGCCTCGTCCTCAAGGTGCGCCTGGCCCGCTACCCCAACCCCCTCGAGGGCCCCTTGGGCTTCAGCCTGGCCACGGTGGTCCTCTTCCTGGACACGGCGGAGGGCGGGGAGGAGACCCTGGTGCCGGGCCTCTCCACCCCTAAGGGACAGGGCTGGGAGGTGGCCTACGTCCTCACGGGCTTCGGGGCGGAAAGGCGGACCCCCAAAAGCGAAAAGGCGCCCGTCCGGGCCTGGCGGGAGGGGGACTGGGTCCTCCTGGACACCGGCCTTCCTCCCGGGCACTATGGGGTCTACGGCGGGGTGGGCCTCTTTGACCCCTTCGCCCCCTGGTACCTGCGCCCCACAAGCCCCGATGGCGGCCCCTGGACCCTGATGGCCCCACCGGGAAGCCCGCCCCTGGTGGACCTCCTGGCGGAAACCCCCCTGGACCAGGCCCGGGCCTACGAGACCGGGGTTCTGAAGCCCCTCTGGCCCCAGGGGCTTTATCTGAGGCGGGAAAGCCTCCTGGCCTTCGCCCTAGGGGGCCTCTCCCTCATCCTGGCCTTTCTCCTGCGGAAACGTTAG
- a CDS encoding DUF3208 domain-containing protein, which translates to MQAVRLFQGYLWHPKEASLDPRALLPGEVLGARLLIDPVPPPTPFFEDGTPTATQAFYQVTLLLLTEEAPEALKPLAERVAEALREHLEGLPPGVGWLLLEDLRPL; encoded by the coding sequence GTGCAGGCGGTTAGGCTTTTTCAGGGTTATCTCTGGCACCCCAAGGAGGCTTCCTTGGACCCCAGGGCCCTCCTCCCTGGGGAGGTTCTGGGGGCGCGGCTCCTCATAGACCCCGTGCCCCCGCCCACCCCCTTCTTTGAGGACGGCACCCCCACGGCCACCCAGGCCTTTTACCAGGTCACCCTGCTCCTCCTCACCGAGGAGGCCCCGGAGGCCCTGAAGCCCCTGGCCGAAAGGGTGGCGGAGGCCCTTAGGGAGCACCTGGAGGGCCTCCCCCCCGGGGTGGGCTGGCTCCTCCTGGAGGACCTGAGGCCCCTCTAA
- the alr gene encoding alanine racemase produces MEGWRAWIEVDLDALWANYLLLKARAQGEVIPVLKADAYGHGALSIARFLEERGVGRFAVATIAEGRALREGGVWGEVLLLGSLHPLEAEAALRWGLTPTLSTLEAARALAERARALGLTPRAHLKVDTGMNRVGFPWEEALAALRAVEALGVRVEGVYSHLATAGEDEAFVEVQRGRFQRVREALGPGYFYHLENSYGLLLHGGENARVGLALYGLVPGFGLRPVLRLLARPTLVKRLKAGDRVGYGGAFVAQGGEWLATLPVGYADGLPRGAVAFVRGPGGEPFRVAGRISMDQTTVLLPGPVDLWAVFEVLSPDFGPTGLLAWAEARGTIPYEVAVHLSRRLPRVYLLEGVEWARAGG; encoded by the coding sequence GTGGAGGGCTGGCGGGCCTGGATAGAGGTGGACCTGGATGCTCTTTGGGCCAACTACCTCCTCCTCAAGGCCAGGGCCCAGGGGGAGGTGATCCCTGTCCTCAAGGCGGACGCCTACGGCCACGGGGCCCTGTCCATCGCCCGCTTCCTAGAGGAAAGGGGGGTGGGGCGGTTCGCCGTGGCCACCATCGCCGAGGGGCGGGCCCTCCGGGAAGGGGGGGTGTGGGGGGAGGTGCTCCTTCTGGGGAGCCTCCACCCCCTCGAGGCCGAGGCCGCCCTAAGGTGGGGCCTCACGCCCACCCTCTCCACCCTGGAGGCCGCCCGGGCCCTGGCTGAGAGGGCCCGGGCCCTGGGCCTCACCCCCAGGGCCCACCTCAAGGTGGACACGGGGATGAACCGGGTGGGCTTCCCCTGGGAAGAGGCCTTGGCCGCCCTGAGGGCCGTGGAGGCCCTGGGGGTGCGGGTGGAGGGGGTGTACAGCCACCTGGCCACGGCGGGGGAGGACGAGGCCTTCGTGGAGGTGCAACGGGGGCGGTTTCAGAGGGTGCGGGAGGCCCTGGGGCCGGGGTATTTCTACCACCTGGAAAACTCCTATGGCCTCCTCCTCCACGGGGGGGAAAACGCACGGGTGGGCCTCGCCCTCTACGGCCTGGTGCCGGGGTTTGGCCTGAGGCCCGTCCTCCGGCTTCTCGCTCGCCCCACCCTGGTCAAGCGCCTGAAGGCGGGGGACCGCGTGGGGTACGGGGGGGCGTTCGTGGCCCAAGGGGGGGAGTGGCTGGCCACCCTGCCCGTGGGCTACGCCGACGGGCTTCCCCGGGGGGCGGTGGCCTTCGTGAGGGGGCCTGGGGGCGAACCCTTTAGGGTGGCGGGGCGGATCTCCATGGACCAGACCACGGTCCTCCTCCCCGGTCCCGTAGACCTTTGGGCGGTCTTTGAAGTGCTCTCCCCGGACTTCGGCCCCACGGGCCTCCTGGCCTGGGCCGAGGCCCGGGGCACCATCCCCTACGAGGTGGCCGTCCACCTCTCCCGCCGCCTGCCCCGGGTCTACCTCCTGGAGGGGGTAGAGTGGGCCCGTGCAGGCGGTTAG
- a CDS encoding primosomal protein N': MRALKVALLLPLPPMSYLPPLGQEGEAPLGLRVAVPWRGEVRVGVVVGEEEVRPGPGLRHAIAYLDQTPYLRPEEIRFAEEAARYLFAPLGQVLADFLPPFPELKHRVRLYPGADPKVLPPGLEGLSDWQEAKGFDPKLLDLLREAGVLEEEVAFKEGKRVLLPLKEDHPDPELSRALRRLREMGHAESLAAWARATGLGVRRLKRLLEEGYVGYGPPPEARGEEGGVEPLFLPERPERLNGGRFSERLRLLKGLLARGSHLVLFPEVSLLLRFLAFFPEARAYHGGLSLWEREALFKDPGGVVFATYGGLFLPFTPDSLVVVEEGSESYKLASGTRAFVPPLAELRARLLGVPLTYLSLVPAVEVLDRPGLTFPVPKPRVMLLDLKREKGYPFTGRALALLKQVEEKGRQAVVLAARKGYSALLLCGDCGYKPTCPNCALSLRYHREGRDRLLCHQCGHQEPPPLLCPECGSPLLEPKGPGLEWLTQELRRHLALPVLRYAKEGKDDLKPLLEGKPGVVVGTTALLRGPSLPELALVLLPYADGFLYDSDFRAAERYHRLLWALTELRPGRRPLILLQTYTPDHPAHEGLLEGSVEAFPWAEKALREALHYPPKVRMVKLEVSHRQEARALEAAFALKEALKGVAREEEVLGPAPAPVPRVKGVYVYHLLLRGSTERLQEMLARLDRRRFKLDPDPHRFVGLLED, encoded by the coding sequence ATGCGGGCCCTAAAGGTGGCCCTCCTCCTGCCCCTTCCCCCCATGAGCTACCTGCCCCCCCTGGGGCAGGAGGGGGAGGCTCCCTTGGGCCTTCGGGTGGCCGTGCCCTGGCGGGGGGAGGTGCGGGTGGGGGTGGTGGTGGGGGAGGAGGAGGTGAGGCCGGGGCCCGGCCTGCGCCACGCCATCGCCTATCTGGACCAGACCCCCTACCTGCGCCCGGAGGAGATCCGCTTTGCCGAGGAGGCCGCCCGCTACCTCTTCGCCCCCCTGGGCCAGGTGCTGGCCGACTTCCTGCCCCCCTTCCCCGAGCTCAAGCACCGGGTCCGCCTCTACCCCGGCGCCGACCCCAAGGTCCTGCCCCCGGGCCTCGAGGGCCTTTCGGACTGGCAGGAGGCCAAAGGCTTTGACCCCAAGCTTTTAGACCTCCTGCGGGAGGCCGGGGTCCTGGAGGAGGAGGTGGCCTTCAAGGAGGGGAAGAGGGTGCTTCTGCCCCTCAAGGAGGACCACCCCGACCCCGAGCTCTCCCGCGCCCTTAGGCGCCTCAGGGAGATGGGCCACGCCGAGAGCCTCGCCGCCTGGGCCCGGGCCACGGGGCTTGGGGTGCGGCGGCTCAAGCGCCTTCTGGAGGAGGGCTATGTGGGCTACGGCCCCCCGCCGGAGGCCAGGGGGGAGGAGGGCGGGGTGGAGCCCCTCTTCCTGCCGGAGAGGCCCGAGCGCCTGAACGGGGGGCGGTTTTCCGAGAGGCTAAGGCTTTTAAAGGGGCTTCTGGCCCGGGGGAGCCACCTGGTCCTCTTTCCCGAGGTGAGCCTCCTTCTGCGCTTTCTGGCCTTCTTCCCCGAGGCCAGGGCCTACCACGGGGGGCTTTCCTTATGGGAAAGGGAGGCCCTTTTTAAAGACCCCGGGGGCGTGGTGTTCGCCACCTACGGGGGGCTTTTCCTCCCCTTCACCCCGGACTCCTTGGTGGTGGTGGAGGAGGGGAGCGAGAGCTACAAGCTCGCCTCCGGCACCCGGGCCTTCGTTCCGCCGCTGGCGGAGCTCCGGGCCAGGCTTTTAGGCGTTCCCCTCACCTACCTCTCCCTGGTCCCGGCGGTGGAGGTCCTGGACAGGCCCGGCCTCACCTTTCCCGTCCCCAAGCCCAGGGTCATGCTCCTGGACCTGAAGCGGGAGAAGGGCTACCCCTTCACCGGCCGGGCCCTGGCCCTTTTAAAGCAGGTGGAGGAAAAGGGCAGGCAGGCCGTGGTCCTGGCCGCCCGCAAGGGGTATAGCGCCCTCCTCCTCTGCGGCGACTGCGGCTACAAGCCCACCTGCCCCAACTGCGCCCTCTCCTTGCGCTACCACCGGGAGGGCCGGGACAGGCTCCTCTGCCACCAGTGCGGCCACCAGGAGCCCCCGCCCCTCCTCTGCCCGGAGTGCGGCTCCCCCCTTTTAGAGCCCAAGGGGCCCGGGCTGGAGTGGCTCACTCAGGAGCTCAGGCGGCACCTGGCCCTGCCCGTTCTGCGCTACGCCAAGGAGGGCAAGGACGACCTGAAGCCCCTCCTGGAGGGAAAGCCCGGGGTGGTGGTGGGGACCACGGCCCTTTTGCGGGGCCCGAGCCTCCCCGAGCTGGCCCTCGTCCTCCTGCCCTACGCCGACGGCTTCCTCTACGATTCCGACTTCCGGGCGGCGGAGCGGTACCACCGCCTCCTCTGGGCCCTGACCGAGCTCAGGCCCGGGCGGAGGCCCCTGATCCTCCTCCAGACCTACACACCCGACCACCCCGCCCACGAGGGGCTTCTGGAGGGGAGCGTGGAGGCCTTCCCCTGGGCGGAGAAGGCCCTGAGGGAGGCCCTCCACTACCCCCCCAAGGTGCGCATGGTGAAGCTGGAGGTGAGCCACCGCCAGGAGGCGCGGGCCCTGGAGGCCGCCTTCGCCCTAAAGGAGGCCCTGAAGGGGGTGGCCCGGGAGGAGGAGGTCCTGGGCCCCGCCCCCGCCCCCGTCCCCAGGGTCAAGGGGGTTTACGTCTACCACCTCCTCCTGAGGGGGAGCACGGAGCGCCTGCAGGAGATGCTTGCCCGCCTGGACCGGCGGCGGTTTAAGCTGGACCCCGACCCCCACCGCTTCGTGGGGCTTTTGGAGGACTGA
- a CDS encoding MFS transporter, whose amino-acid sequence MGLAVLLSGVALYSALYAVVPLLPLLERLFGAPPGAAGPGVGLPLLLLVLLSPLVPRLPWPAERVLGGGLLLVGLGGLLGALSPSLFLWILSRLLQGVGAAMVPALAIALVPRLFPQKALEMAGVYMAGNVLGGGLGRVLSGLLAEAFGVRKALLFLSLPALILGLLLLRAPKSLLVLGPPRYDLRAWPLYLVGGILLFLNLFLANLLPYRLLEMGFGPGQVGLLYLAYLFGIPGSAFSGFLSRRFGPVATFRLAFLGVILGMALLLLPPPGLALGFVLMMAALFTAQSLASGAAGRRGPGGSGAYVAAFYLGGTLAGLLYPLFLHSFPLAVGLGVALALLALALAPVR is encoded by the coding sequence GTGGGCCTGGCCGTGCTCCTCTCCGGGGTGGCCCTCTACAGCGCCCTCTACGCCGTCGTTCCCCTCCTTCCCCTCCTGGAAAGGCTCTTCGGTGCGCCCCCGGGGGCGGCGGGGCCGGGCGTGGGCCTCCCCCTCCTCCTCCTGGTCCTCCTCTCGCCCCTGGTACCCAGGCTCCCCTGGCCGGCGGAGAGGGTTCTGGGCGGGGGGCTCCTTTTGGTGGGGCTTGGGGGGCTTCTGGGGGCCCTCAGCCCAAGCCTTTTCCTTTGGATCCTTTCCCGCCTTCTCCAGGGGGTGGGGGCGGCCATGGTCCCCGCCCTGGCCATCGCCCTGGTGCCCCGCCTTTTCCCCCAAAAGGCCCTGGAGATGGCGGGGGTGTACATGGCAGGGAACGTGCTGGGCGGGGGGTTGGGCCGGGTCCTGTCGGGCCTCCTCGCCGAGGCGTTTGGGGTGCGAAAGGCCCTCCTTTTCCTCTCCCTGCCCGCCTTGATCCTGGGCCTTCTCCTCCTCCGCGCCCCAAAGAGCCTCCTCGTCCTGGGCCCGCCCCGGTACGACCTCAGGGCCTGGCCCCTCTATTTGGTGGGGGGCATCCTCCTCTTCCTGAACCTCTTTTTGGCCAACCTCCTCCCCTACCGCCTCCTGGAGATGGGCTTTGGGCCGGGCCAGGTGGGCCTCCTTTACCTGGCCTACCTCTTCGGCATCCCGGGAAGCGCCTTCTCCGGCTTCCTCTCCCGGAGGTTTGGCCCCGTGGCCACCTTCCGCCTGGCCTTCTTGGGGGTCATCCTGGGCATGGCCCTGCTCCTCCTGCCCCCGCCCGGCCTGGCCCTGGGCTTCGTCCTCATGATGGCGGCCCTCTTCACCGCCCAGAGCCTGGCCTCGGGGGCGGCGGGGAGGCGGGGGCCCGGGGGGAGCGGGGCCTATGTGGCGGCCTTCTACCTGGGGGGCACCCTGGCGGGCCTTCTTTACCCCCTCTTCCTCCACAGCTTTCCCCTGGCCGTGGGCCTGGGCGTGGCCCTGGCCCTCCTGGCCCTGGCCCTGGCTCCGGTAAGGTAG
- a CDS encoding FAD-binding oxidoreductase → MEVHAADQYLVAPGEVGLLEVYEALEGTGLFPPFPPVELPGGVGGLVARGGFAQTFFFPAEVLGLTFRTPKGEVVRAGGLVVKNVQGYDLVRPFVGSFGLLGEALEVVFRLRPGRAFAFLKRPWEGAFPELSPRPRFLFALEDALYAFHFGHEKEVARFQEAFLGEEVGPLDLRPLFPRGMGVGEGPLRDLRFAWKDGGEAPRPPEAFLRWVRGMGYPL, encoded by the coding sequence ATGGAGGTCCACGCCGCCGATCAGTACCTGGTGGCCCCGGGGGAGGTGGGGCTATTGGAGGTCTACGAGGCCCTCGAGGGAACGGGCCTCTTTCCCCCTTTTCCCCCGGTGGAGCTTCCCGGGGGCGTGGGGGGGCTTGTGGCCCGGGGGGGCTTCGCCCAGACCTTCTTCTTCCCCGCCGAGGTCCTGGGCCTCACCTTCCGCACCCCCAAGGGGGAGGTGGTGCGGGCCGGGGGCCTTGTGGTCAAGAACGTCCAGGGGTACGACCTGGTGCGCCCCTTCGTGGGGAGCTTTGGGCTTTTAGGGGAGGCTTTGGAGGTAGTCTTCCGCCTCAGGCCGGGGCGGGCCTTCGCCTTCCTGAAAAGGCCCTGGGAAGGGGCCTTCCCCGAGCTTTCCCCTAGGCCCCGCTTTCTCTTCGCCCTGGAAGATGCCCTCTACGCCTTTCACTTTGGCCACGAGAAGGAGGTGGCCCGCTTCCAGGAGGCCTTCTTGGGGGAGGAGGTGGGGCCTTTGGACCTCCGCCCCCTCTTCCCCCGGGGGATGGGGGTGGGGGAAGGGCCCCTAAGGGACCTCCGCTTCGCCTGGAAAGACGGCGGGGAGGCCCCAAGGCCGCCCGAGGCCTTCCTCCGCTGGGTGCGGGGAATGGGGTATCCTCTTTAG
- the pheS gene encoding phenylalanine--tRNA ligase subunit alpha, translating into MRELEEALAAIQSAQDLEALKALKARYLGKKGLITQEMKALAALPLEERKARGQALNALKEALEKALEEREKALEEEALRRALEGERLDVSLPGVSLFAGGLHPITLMEKELIAIFRGLGYQAVMGPEVEGEFFNFDALNIPEHHPARDMWDTFWLEEEGLRLKGPLGEEVEGRLLLRTHTSPMQVRYMVAHTPPFRIVVPGRVFRFEQTDATHEAVFHQLEGLVVGEGITMAHLKGAIYELAQALYGPESRVRFQPVYFPFVEPGAQFAIWWPEGRKWLELGGAGMVHPRVFQAVDQYRQSLGLPPAYQGVTGFAFGLGVERLAMLRYGIPDIRYFFAGRLKFLEQFRGVL; encoded by the coding sequence ATGCGGGAGCTGGAAGAAGCCCTAGCCGCCATCCAAAGCGCCCAGGACCTCGAGGCCCTGAAGGCCCTCAAGGCCCGGTACCTGGGCAAGAAGGGCCTCATCACCCAGGAGATGAAGGCCCTCGCCGCCCTCCCCCTGGAGGAAAGAAAGGCGCGGGGCCAGGCCCTAAACGCCCTAAAGGAGGCCCTGGAGAAGGCCCTGGAGGAGCGGGAAAAGGCCCTAGAGGAGGAGGCCTTAAGGCGGGCCCTGGAAGGGGAGCGCCTGGACGTCTCCCTGCCCGGAGTAAGCCTCTTCGCAGGGGGGCTTCACCCCATCACCCTCATGGAAAAGGAGCTTATCGCCATCTTCCGGGGCCTGGGCTACCAGGCGGTCATGGGGCCCGAGGTGGAGGGGGAGTTCTTCAACTTTGACGCCCTCAACATCCCCGAGCACCACCCCGCCCGGGACATGTGGGACACCTTCTGGCTGGAGGAAGAAGGCCTCCGCCTGAAGGGCCCCTTGGGGGAGGAGGTGGAGGGGCGGCTTCTTTTGCGCACCCACACCTCCCCCATGCAGGTCCGCTACATGGTGGCCCACACCCCCCCTTTCCGCATCGTGGTGCCGGGGCGGGTCTTCCGCTTTGAGCAGACCGACGCCACCCACGAGGCCGTCTTCCACCAGCTGGAGGGGCTGGTGGTGGGGGAGGGCATCACCATGGCCCACCTCAAGGGGGCGATTTACGAGCTGGCCCAGGCCCTCTACGGCCCTGAGTCCCGGGTGCGCTTCCAGCCCGTCTACTTCCCCTTCGTGGAGCCCGGGGCCCAGTTCGCCATCTGGTGGCCCGAGGGGAGGAAGTGGCTGGAGCTGGGTGGGGCGGGCATGGTCCACCCTAGGGTCTTCCAGGCGGTGGACCAGTACCGCCAAAGCCTGGGCCTTCCCCCCGCCTACCAGGGGGTCACGGGCTTCGCCTTCGGCCTCGGTGTGGAGAGGCTCGCCATGCTGCGCTACGGCATCCCCGACATCCGCTACTTCTTCGCCGGCAGGCTGAAGTTCCTGGAGCAGTTCCGGGGGGTTCTATGA
- the pheT gene encoding phenylalanine--tRNA ligase subunit beta: MRVPFSWLKEYVPELESPEVLEERLAGLGFETDRVERLFQIPPGVVFARVLEAHPVPGTGLKRLVLDAGEVVEVVSGAENARAGIGVALALPGTELQGLKVGERVIQGVRSFGMALSPKELGVGEYGGGLLEFPAEALPPGTPLAEAWPGEVVLEIEVTPNRPDALGLLGLARDLHALGYALVEPQVLYRAEALPLPFRLEVEDPLGAPHFTLAYAFGLRVGPSPIPLQRALFAAGMRPISNVVDITNYVMLERSQPMHAFDLRFVGEGILVRRAREGERLRTLDGVERALHPEDLVIAAIQGERSLPIGLAGVMGGAESEVRADTEAIALEVALFDPVAIRKTARRHGLRTEASHRFERGVDPLGQIPAQKRALSLLQALAGARVAEAILEVGNPSPPEPIPFRPQYANALLGTQYPEEAQISILRRLGCRVEGEGPYRVTPPSHRLDLRLEEDLVEEVARIQGYETIPLDLPAFFPAPDNRSVEASYRKEERLKELLAGLGFQEVYTYSFADPEEAPLFRLPPYPLRLKNPLAPEKAALRTHLFPGLLKTLKENLALDRPERALLFELGRVYGVAGSLGEERTHLAGLLFGEGLKLPWAREALSGFFLLKGYLEALFRRLGLELRVEAHPYPFLHPGVSGRVLVEGEAKGFLGQLHPGIARALALPPVWIFELTLPFPEKPLAFRDPSRYPQALRDLAVVVPEAIPYGEVERVIREAAGPYLESLALFDLYQGPPLKEGEKSLAFHLRFRHPERTLKDEEVDAAMAGIFAALRARGFGIRE, translated from the coding sequence ATGAGGGTGCCCTTCTCCTGGCTCAAGGAGTACGTCCCCGAGCTGGAAAGCCCCGAGGTCCTGGAGGAACGCCTGGCGGGGCTGGGCTTTGAGACGGACCGCGTGGAGCGCCTCTTCCAGATCCCTCCTGGGGTGGTCTTCGCCCGGGTCCTCGAGGCCCACCCCGTCCCGGGGACGGGCCTAAAGCGCCTGGTCCTGGACGCCGGAGAGGTGGTGGAGGTGGTCTCGGGGGCCGAGAACGCCCGGGCTGGGATCGGCGTGGCCCTGGCCCTGCCCGGAACCGAGCTCCAGGGCCTGAAGGTGGGGGAGCGGGTCATCCAGGGGGTGCGCTCCTTCGGCATGGCCCTCTCCCCCAAGGAGCTCGGGGTGGGGGAGTACGGCGGGGGGCTTTTGGAGTTCCCCGCTGAGGCCCTTCCTCCCGGCACCCCCCTGGCTGAGGCCTGGCCCGGGGAGGTGGTCTTGGAGATAGAAGTCACCCCCAACCGCCCGGACGCCCTGGGCCTTCTGGGCCTGGCCCGGGACCTCCACGCCCTGGGCTACGCCCTGGTGGAGCCCCAGGTCCTCTACCGGGCCGAGGCCCTGCCCCTTCCCTTCCGCCTGGAGGTGGAAGACCCCCTGGGCGCCCCCCACTTCACCCTGGCCTACGCCTTTGGCCTCCGGGTAGGGCCAAGCCCCATCCCCCTGCAGCGGGCCCTCTTCGCCGCCGGCATGCGCCCCATCAGCAACGTCGTGGACATCACCAACTACGTGATGCTGGAGAGGTCCCAGCCCATGCACGCCTTTGACCTCCGGTTCGTGGGGGAGGGGATCCTGGTGCGCCGGGCCCGAGAGGGGGAGAGGCTTCGCACCCTGGACGGAGTGGAGCGGGCCCTCCACCCGGAGGACCTGGTCATCGCCGCCATCCAGGGGGAAAGGAGCCTGCCCATCGGCCTGGCCGGGGTCATGGGCGGGGCGGAGAGCGAGGTGCGGGCGGACACGGAGGCCATCGCCCTGGAGGTGGCCCTCTTTGACCCGGTCGCCATCCGCAAGACCGCCCGCCGCCACGGCCTCCGCACCGAGGCCAGCCACCGCTTTGAGCGGGGCGTGGACCCCCTGGGCCAGATCCCCGCCCAGAAGCGGGCCCTGAGCCTCCTCCAGGCCCTGGCCGGGGCCCGGGTGGCCGAGGCCATCCTGGAGGTGGGAAACCCCAGCCCGCCCGAGCCCATCCCCTTCCGCCCCCAGTACGCCAACGCCCTCCTGGGCACGCAGTACCCGGAGGAGGCCCAGATCAGCATCCTGAGGCGGCTGGGATGCCGGGTGGAGGGGGAGGGTCCCTACCGGGTCACCCCGCCCAGCCACCGCCTGGACCTCCGCCTGGAGGAGGACCTGGTGGAGGAGGTGGCCCGCATCCAGGGCTATGAGACCATCCCCCTGGACCTCCCCGCCTTCTTCCCCGCCCCCGACAACCGGAGCGTGGAGGCCTCCTACCGCAAGGAGGAGAGGCTCAAGGAGCTCCTGGCGGGCCTGGGCTTCCAGGAGGTCTACACCTACAGCTTCGCCGACCCCGAGGAGGCCCCCCTCTTCCGCCTCCCCCCCTACCCTCTGCGCCTGAAAAACCCCCTGGCCCCGGAGAAGGCCGCCCTCAGGACCCACCTCTTCCCCGGCCTCCTCAAGACCCTCAAGGAGAACCTGGCCCTGGACCGCCCGGAGCGGGCCCTCCTCTTTGAGCTGGGCCGGGTCTACGGCGTGGCGGGGAGCCTGGGGGAGGAGAGGACCCACCTGGCGGGCCTCCTCTTCGGCGAGGGCCTGAAGCTTCCCTGGGCCCGAGAGGCCCTGTCCGGCTTCTTCCTCCTCAAGGGCTACCTGGAGGCCCTCTTTAGGAGGCTTGGCTTGGAGCTTCGGGTGGAGGCCCACCCCTACCCCTTCCTCCACCCCGGGGTCTCGGGGCGGGTCCTGGTGGAAGGGGAAGCGAAGGGCTTCCTGGGCCAGCTCCACCCGGGGATCGCCCGGGCTTTGGCGCTCCCTCCGGTCTGGATCTTTGAGCTCACCCTGCCCTTCCCGGAAAAGCCCCTGGCCTTCCGGGACCCCTCCCGCTACCCCCAGGCCTTGCGGGACCTGGCGGTGGTGGTTCCCGAGGCCATCCCCTACGGAGAGGTGGAAAGGGTCATCCGGGAAGCGGCGGGTCCCTATTTGGAAAGCCTCGCCCTCTTTGACCTTTACCAGGGCCCGCCCCTCAAGGAAGGGGAGAAGAGCCTGGCCTTCCACCTCCGCTTCCGCCACCCGGAGAGGACCCTCAAAGACGAGGAGGTGGACGCCGCCATGGCGGGCATCTTCGCCGCCCTAAGGGCGAGGGGCTTCGGCATCCGGGAGTAA
- the pfkA gene encoding 6-phosphofructokinase: MKRIGVFTSGGDAPGMNAAIRAVVRQAYAMGVEVIGIRRGYAGMIQGEMVPLGVRDVANILQRGGTILLTARSQEFLTEEGRAKAVAKLKAAGIEGLVAIGGDGTFRGAMRLIEEHKIPVVGVPGTIDNDLFGTDYTIGFDTAVNTALEAIDRIRDTAASHERVFFIEVMGRHAGFIALDVGLAGGAEVIAVPEEPVDPKAIAEGLLESQRRGKSSSIVVVAEGAYPGGATGLLKAIQEHLQVEARVTVLGHIQRGGSPTAKDRILASRLGAAAVEALAGGTSGVMVGEVEGEVELTPLKEAVERRKDINRALLALSRILAL; encoded by the coding sequence ATGAAGCGCATCGGCGTCTTTACCAGCGGGGGCGACGCCCCCGGCATGAACGCGGCCATCCGGGCCGTGGTGCGCCAGGCCTACGCCATGGGCGTTGAGGTCATCGGCATCCGTAGGGGCTACGCCGGCATGATCCAGGGGGAGATGGTCCCCCTGGGGGTGCGGGACGTGGCCAACATCCTGCAACGGGGAGGGACCATCCTCCTCACCGCCCGGAGCCAGGAGTTCCTCACCGAGGAGGGGCGGGCCAAGGCGGTGGCCAAGCTGAAGGCGGCGGGGATAGAGGGCCTGGTGGCCATCGGCGGCGACGGCACCTTCCGCGGGGCCATGCGCCTCATTGAGGAGCACAAGATCCCCGTGGTGGGGGTGCCAGGCACCATTGACAACGACCTTTTTGGCACCGACTATACCATCGGCTTTGACACCGCCGTCAACACGGCCCTGGAGGCCATTGACCGCATCCGGGACACCGCCGCCAGCCACGAGCGGGTCTTCTTCATAGAGGTCATGGGGCGGCATGCGGGCTTCATCGCCCTGGATGTGGGCCTGGCGGGGGGCGCCGAGGTGATCGCCGTGCCCGAGGAGCCCGTGGACCCCAAGGCCATCGCCGAGGGGCTTCTGGAGTCCCAGAGGCGGGGCAAGTCCAGCTCCATCGTGGTGGTGGCGGAAGGGGCCTACCCCGGGGGGGCTACGGGGCTTCTCAAGGCCATCCAGGAGCACCTCCAGGTGGAGGCCCGGGTCACGGTGCTGGGCCACATCCAGCGGGGAGGAAGCCCCACGGCCAAGGACCGCATCCTGGCGAGCCGCCTGGGGGCGGCGGCGGTGGAGGCCCTGGCCGGGGGGACCAGCGGGGTCATGGTGGGGGAGGTGGAGGGAGAGGTGGAGCTCACCCCCCTCAAGGAGGCGGTGGAGCGCAGGAAGGACATCAACCGGGCGCTTCTTGCCCTATCGCGGATTCTCGCCCTCTAG